The proteins below are encoded in one region of Helicoverpa armigera isolate CAAS_96S chromosome 11, ASM3070526v1, whole genome shotgun sequence:
- the LOC110370085 gene encoding uncharacterized protein LOC110370085 isoform X2 produces the protein MRWSTITFLLLPIILASTTAEWSWGGDANAKPAEKAEEKPESLLQGEQLPEAQDKHFESNSTVLDDIVDELVSSKQGRSLGGFDDVYSDPTIKDALDAGDDAEARNLIKGRLCTLGLIQCEEEETQEKRYLSPDELIYAQPVDIKPIGKPIASIPVRGPPRAYGPPKPMPYPSHSHKHPPKRVGYGGHPRPGFSEKYGVAGGNYQFSQSSAQYNAHESNFVTKSPIYATPGPYAYENTKPSYPVKGSSNSGSKTDSIVQQHIHHHYVHDADKDPKVIIKPVAIPVGSIGQLNSQSFGSHSQSTDIVTAGGGDYSSITSGGFKPMSGAFGYENNKPIYESDTIYGSQYGHNSNKVGHNSQLLTQGLPNQYANNAFEDQKYGNSLSGYASQNSEFYKKELHVGGSQNNVYNQGPATFGQNNAYLENYHEAKAQGHDCVCVNYDQCPSQEIIGRRDDLYLPIDPRNKGSEIVALTEEQLDNLNKTEATVATTESSSNATETKKISKRDTKEESTTEVEKQAEARQYFGRPPVQQCSPNQVCCRRPLQPQAANKGQCGIRHSQGINGRIKTPSYVDGESEFGEYPWQTAILKKDPKESVYVCGGTLIDSLHIMTAAHCVKSYKGFELRVRLGEWDVNRDVEFYPYIERDIVSVHVHPLYYAGTLDNDLAILKMDHPVEWTKFPHISPACLPDKYTDYAGQRCWTTGWGKDAFGDYGKYQNILKEVDVPILSHGQCQQQLRQTRLGYNYELNPGFLCAGGEEGKDACKGDGGGPLVCERSGTWQIVGVVSWGIGCGQPGVPGVYVKVAQYLDWISQITGKYSHYN, from the exons ATGCGGTGGTCAACGATAACCTTTTTATTGCTGCCAATAATATTAGCATCAACGACAGCAGAGTGGTCTTGGGGCGGAGATGCGAATGCTAAGCCCGCTGAAAAAGCCGAGGAGAAGCCTGAGAGCTTATTGCAAGGAGAACAGTTACCCGAAGCTCAAGACAAACACTTTGAATCAAACAGCACTGTCCTCGATGACATTGTCGACGAACTAGTAAGCAGTAAACAAGGTAGAAGCCTAGGCGGTTTCGACGATGTGTACAGCGATCCCACGATCAAGGATGCCTTGGACGCAGGAGATGATGCTGAAGCTAGAAACCTGATTAAAGGCAGACTGTGCACTCTAGGTCTCATACAA TGCGAAGAGGAAGAAACACAAGAAAAACGTTATCTGTCACCTGATGAACTGATTTACGCACAGCCTGTAGATATCAAACCTATTGGTAAACCGATCGCATCAATCCCTGTTCGTGGCCCACCCAGAGCTTATGGTCCACCAAAGCCTATGCCTTACCCTTCACATTCACACAAGCACCCTCCCAAGAGAGTTGGATATGGTGGCCATCCTAGACCTGGTTTCTCAGAAAAGTACGGAGTAGCTGGTGGCAACTACCAGTTCTCTCAAAGCAGTGCTCAATACAACGCTCACGAATCTAACTTTGTCACCAAGTCACCCATTTATGCTACACCAGGACCTTACGCCTACGAGAACactaaacccagttacccagttAAAGGCTCGTCTAACTCAGGTTCGAAAACTGATTCCATCGTACAACAGCACATACACCACCATTACGTGCATGACGCCGACAAGGACCCCAAAGTCATCATTAAACCAGTAGCTATTCCTGTCGGATCCATCGGACAGCTGAACTCACAAAGCTTTGGATCGCACTCACAATCTACCGACATCGTAACTGCTGGAGGTGGTGACTACAGTAGCATTACTTCAGGTGGCTTCAAACCCATGTCTGGCGCATTTGGTTACGAGAACAACAAGCCAATCTATGAATCCGATACAATATATGGCTCGCAATACGGCCACAATTCTAACAAAGTTGGTCACAATAGCCAACTTTTAACTCAAGGCTTACCAAATCAGTACGCCAATAACGCATTCGAAGATCAAAAGTATGGAAACAGCTTAAGTGGTTACGCATCTCAGAACAGTGAATTCTATAAGAAGGAATTACACGTAGGAGGATCTCAAAACAATGTTTACAATCAAGGTCCAGCAACCTTCGGACAGAACAATGCTTATTTGGAAAACTACCATGAAGCTAAAGCTCAAGGGCACGATTGTGTATGTGTAAACTATGACCAATGCCCCAGCCAAGAAATCATTGGCCGCAGGGATGACTTGTACTTGCCAATTGATCCGCGCAACAAAGGCAGCGAAATCGTAGCTTTAACTGAAGAACAATTAGACAACTTGAACAAAACTGAAGCTACCGTTGCAACCACTGAAAGCTCATCGAACGCTACGGAAACAAAGAAGATTAGCAAACGTGACACCAAAGAGGAGTCTACCACCGAGGTCGAGAAACAAGCCGAAGCG cGTCAATATTTCGGACGTCCTCCTGTTCAACAATGCAGCCCAAACCAAGTGTGCTGCCGACGCCCTCTACAACCGCAGGCTGCCAACAAAGGACAGTGCGGCATCAGACACTCTCAAGGCATCAACGGCAGGATTAAAACTCCTTCTTACGTAGACGGCGAGAGTGAGTTCGGAGAATACCCATGGCAGACAGCTATCTTGAAGAAGGACCCTAAGGAATCTGTGTACGTCTGTGGAGGAACACTCATTGACAGTCTTCACATCATGACTGCTGCTCACTGCGTTAAATC ATACAAGGGCTTCGAGCTAAGAGTACGTCTCGGAGAATGGGACGTGAATCGTGACGTCGAGTTCTACCCCTACATTGAAAGAGACATCGTTTCTGTCCACGTGCATCCTCTTTACTATGCTGGAACTTTGGACAACGATCTCGCTATTTTGAAGATGGACCATCCCGTCGAATGGACCAAATTCCCTCATATTAGCCCCGCTTGTTTACCTGACAAATACACAGACTATGCTGGTCAAAGATGCTGGACTACTGGATGGGGTAAAGATGCCTTCGGAGACTACGGAAAGTACCAGAACATCTTAAAGGAAGTTGATGTGCCTATTCTATCGCATGGCCAATGCCAACAGCAGTTGAGACAAACTCGATTGGGCTACAACTACGAGCTCAACCCCGGCTTCCTCTGCGCTGGAGGTGAAGAAGGCAAGGACGCGTGCAAGGGCGACGGCGGTGGCCCCCTGGTGTGCGAGCGCAGTGGCACGTGGCAGATTGTGGGTGTGGTTTCGTGGGGTATCGGCTGCGGCCAGCCCGGAGTCCCTGGCGTCTACGTCAAAGTAGCACAGTACTTAGACTGGATCTCACAGATCACTGGCAAATACTCTCATTATAACTGA
- the LOC110370085 gene encoding LIM domain-containing protein A isoform X1 — MRWSTITFLLLPIILASTTAEWSWGGDANAKPAEKAEEKPESLLQGEQLPEAQDKHFESNSTVLDDIVDELVSSKQGRSLGGFDDVYSDPTIKDALDAGDDAEARNLIKGRLCTLGLIQCEEEETQEKRYLSPDELIYAQPVDIKPIGKPIASIPVRGPPRAYGPPKPMPYPSHSHKHPPKRVGYGGHPRPGFSEKYGVAGGNYQFSQSSAQYNAHESNFVTKSPIYATPGPYAYENTKPSYPVKGSSNSGSKTDSIVQQHIHHHYVHDADKDPKVIIKPVAIPVGSIGQLNSQSFGSHSQSTDIVTAGGGDYSSITSGGFKPMSGAFGYENNKPIYESDTIYGSQYGHNSNKVGHNSQLLTQGLPNQYANNAFEDQKYGNSLSGYASQNSEFYKKELHVGGSQNNVYNQGPATFGQNNAYLENYHEAKAQGHDCVCVNYDQCPSQEIIGRRDDLYLPIDPRNKGSEIVALTEEQLDNLNKTEATVATTESSSNATETKKISKRDTKEESTTEVEKQAEASPRRYPGFNDYSGIDHRRVQPTFGISFALPQGVSNHHPYNPHLGLAGAAATSGGLNLGLAVVNPLLSIQVSKNEHGEKVYKPLLHLHVTPSQSKLNALTHIFEEKKQFLLNKHQHQHYHMIYPSAYPAYAPYPIHPIPAVHPHPHSHFPHYENPHHQSYPHYVPNHEEHPHHLAHPEPLHHSPYFNEPPPHSPYDGPPVYSPHYADYEPIHYKDHHNPEGYDDYYDDNARNYGDEDYTHVQHRSFNNHDRFENVTDNNDNRASHSNRSAYSRSYDPPPTPPRANRGYQTFRFPESRKKREIDVENMSMTISEVIHALFL, encoded by the exons ATGCGGTGGTCAACGATAACCTTTTTATTGCTGCCAATAATATTAGCATCAACGACAGCAGAGTGGTCTTGGGGCGGAGATGCGAATGCTAAGCCCGCTGAAAAAGCCGAGGAGAAGCCTGAGAGCTTATTGCAAGGAGAACAGTTACCCGAAGCTCAAGACAAACACTTTGAATCAAACAGCACTGTCCTCGATGACATTGTCGACGAACTAGTAAGCAGTAAACAAGGTAGAAGCCTAGGCGGTTTCGACGATGTGTACAGCGATCCCACGATCAAGGATGCCTTGGACGCAGGAGATGATGCTGAAGCTAGAAACCTGATTAAAGGCAGACTGTGCACTCTAGGTCTCATACAA TGCGAAGAGGAAGAAACACAAGAAAAACGTTATCTGTCACCTGATGAACTGATTTACGCACAGCCTGTAGATATCAAACCTATTGGTAAACCGATCGCATCAATCCCTGTTCGTGGCCCACCCAGAGCTTATGGTCCACCAAAGCCTATGCCTTACCCTTCACATTCACACAAGCACCCTCCCAAGAGAGTTGGATATGGTGGCCATCCTAGACCTGGTTTCTCAGAAAAGTACGGAGTAGCTGGTGGCAACTACCAGTTCTCTCAAAGCAGTGCTCAATACAACGCTCACGAATCTAACTTTGTCACCAAGTCACCCATTTATGCTACACCAGGACCTTACGCCTACGAGAACactaaacccagttacccagttAAAGGCTCGTCTAACTCAGGTTCGAAAACTGATTCCATCGTACAACAGCACATACACCACCATTACGTGCATGACGCCGACAAGGACCCCAAAGTCATCATTAAACCAGTAGCTATTCCTGTCGGATCCATCGGACAGCTGAACTCACAAAGCTTTGGATCGCACTCACAATCTACCGACATCGTAACTGCTGGAGGTGGTGACTACAGTAGCATTACTTCAGGTGGCTTCAAACCCATGTCTGGCGCATTTGGTTACGAGAACAACAAGCCAATCTATGAATCCGATACAATATATGGCTCGCAATACGGCCACAATTCTAACAAAGTTGGTCACAATAGCCAACTTTTAACTCAAGGCTTACCAAATCAGTACGCCAATAACGCATTCGAAGATCAAAAGTATGGAAACAGCTTAAGTGGTTACGCATCTCAGAACAGTGAATTCTATAAGAAGGAATTACACGTAGGAGGATCTCAAAACAATGTTTACAATCAAGGTCCAGCAACCTTCGGACAGAACAATGCTTATTTGGAAAACTACCATGAAGCTAAAGCTCAAGGGCACGATTGTGTATGTGTAAACTATGACCAATGCCCCAGCCAAGAAATCATTGGCCGCAGGGATGACTTGTACTTGCCAATTGATCCGCGCAACAAAGGCAGCGAAATCGTAGCTTTAACTGAAGAACAATTAGACAACTTGAACAAAACTGAAGCTACCGTTGCAACCACTGAAAGCTCATCGAACGCTACGGAAACAAAGAAGATTAGCAAACGTGACACCAAAGAGGAGTCTACCACCGAGGTCGAGAAACAAGCCGAAGCG AGCCCCCGCCGATATCCTGGCTTCAACGATTATAGTGGTATTGACCACAGACGTGTGCAGCCCACGTTTGGTATCTCTTTTGCTTTGCCCCAAGGCGTATCCAACCACCACCCTTACAACCCCCACCTCGGTCTGGCCGGCGCAGCTGCCACCTCAGGCGGTCTTAATTTAGGTCTCGCAGTAGTTAATCCGTTACTTTCAATTCAAGTAAGCAAAAATGAACACGGAGAAAAGGTTTATAAACCTCTTCTACATTTGCATGTTACTCCGAGTCAAAGTAAACTCAACGCATTAACCCATATTTTCGAAGAAAAAAAGCAATTCTTGTTAAACAAGCATCAGCATCAACATTACCACATGATATATCCGTCCGCGTATCCTGCGTATGCTCCTTATCCCATACACCCAATACCAGCGGTCCATCCTCACCCTCACTCACATTTCCCGCACTATGAAAACCCTCATCATCAGTCATACCCGCACTATGTCCCGAATCATGAGGAACATCCGCATCATCTAGCTCATCCTGAACCTCTGCATCATTCACCTTACTTCAACGAACCCCCACCTCATTCGCCTTATGATGGGCCTCCTGTTTACTCCCCTCATTACGCGGATTACGAGCCAATTCACTACAAAGATCATCATAATCCTGAAGGCTATGATGATTATTATGACGACAATGCTAGGAATTATGGTGATGAGGATTATACTCATGTCCAACATAGAAGTTTTAATAACCACGATAGATTTGAAAATGTAACTGATAATAATGATAATCGGGCTAGTCACTCAAACCGGTCCGCCTATTCCCGTTCCTATGACCCTCCTCCGACGCCACCTAGGGCAAACCGGGGATACCAAACATTCCGATTTCCTGAATCGAGAAAGAAGAGGGAAATAGATGTAGAAAATATGTCCATGACTATTTCAGAGGTAATTCACGCACTATTCCTTTAA